A single region of the Streptomyces sp. NBC_01262 genome encodes:
- a CDS encoding helix-turn-helix domain-containing protein: MSVETAWGDAPTVLRMILGRQLEELRTRAGLSFEQAAEAIGVSHSTLRRMEAAKVARLRLAEVEKLLRTYGITDQNEIDTFLQSVREANKRGWWHNYRDVMPDWFAAYLSLERAALQIRAYEPQFVHGLLQTQEYARALLTAGNPHAPDGATDRMVALRMQRQELLHRQNPPRVWVVMDETVLRWPVGGAEVMRAQIDHLVAVNALPHVTVQIMPFRNGPHPAMRAGAFHLFRFKARELPDIVYLNGMVGAVYLDKDEDVLVYREALDRLGAQSVSARKTEELLGAIRKEL, encoded by the coding sequence GTGAGTGTGGAGACCGCCTGGGGCGACGCTCCGACCGTCCTGCGCATGATCCTGGGGAGGCAGCTCGAAGAGCTGCGCACCCGCGCCGGACTGAGCTTCGAACAGGCCGCCGAGGCCATCGGGGTGAGCCACTCGACGCTGCGCCGGATGGAGGCCGCCAAGGTGGCCCGGCTCAGGCTGGCGGAGGTCGAGAAGCTGCTCCGTACGTACGGGATCACGGACCAGAACGAGATCGACACCTTCCTGCAGTCGGTGCGCGAGGCCAACAAGCGCGGCTGGTGGCACAACTACCGCGACGTGATGCCGGACTGGTTCGCCGCCTATCTGAGCCTGGAACGGGCGGCGTTGCAGATCCGCGCCTACGAGCCGCAGTTCGTCCACGGCCTGCTGCAGACCCAGGAGTACGCGCGGGCCCTGCTCACCGCAGGGAACCCGCACGCGCCGGACGGGGCCACCGACCGGATGGTGGCGCTGCGGATGCAGCGGCAGGAACTGCTGCACCGTCAGAACCCGCCCAGGGTGTGGGTGGTGATGGACGAGACGGTCCTGCGGTGGCCGGTCGGCGGCGCGGAGGTGATGCGCGCCCAGATCGACCACCTGGTCGCGGTCAACGCGCTGCCCCATGTGACGGTGCAGATCATGCCGTTCAGGAACGGCCCGCATCCGGCGATGCGGGCCGGGGCCTTCCACCTCTTCCGGTTCAAGGCCCGCGAACTCCCCGACATCGTCTATCTCAACGGCATGGTCGGGGCGGTCTACCTCGACAAGGACGAGGACGTCCTTGTGTACCGCGAGGCGCTGGACCGGCTGGGCGCCCAGTCGGTATCGGCCAGGAAGACCGAGGAACTTCTCGGCGCGATTCGCAAGGAGCTGTGA
- a CDS encoding ATP-binding protein, translated as MTPSTAPVLPVGQSFRLPALPRTPAEARAKVRTLLRGWGIDAQLCDDVVLVASELVTNAIVHTSGHEVRCRLSNARGVIRIEVEDEGSRHTAPRARPAPPDAQSGRGLVLVASLSADWGVRRSPCGPGAIVWAEFAPGQNQPPLP; from the coding sequence ATGACTCCCTCCACCGCCCCCGTCCTGCCGGTCGGCCAGAGCTTTCGCTTACCGGCCCTTCCCCGCACGCCCGCCGAGGCCAGAGCGAAGGTCCGTACGCTGCTGCGCGGTTGGGGCATCGACGCCCAACTGTGCGATGACGTGGTCCTGGTGGCCTCCGAACTCGTCACCAACGCGATCGTGCACACGTCCGGCCACGAGGTCAGGTGCAGACTGTCCAACGCCCGCGGAGTGATCCGTATCGAGGTCGAGGACGAGGGCAGCCGGCACACCGCACCCCGGGCACGGCCCGCACCGCCGGATGCCCAGAGCGGCAGAGGACTGGTCCTGGTGGCCTCGCTCAGCGCCGACTGGGGCGTCCGAAGGTCGCCCTGCGGGCCGGGAGCCATCGTGTGGGCCGAGTTCGCCCCCGGGCAGAACCAGCCGCCTCTTCCTTGA
- a CDS encoding LacI family DNA-binding transcriptional regulator has protein sequence MTNDARGVNTDAVKEATATGRSRALGLVFPPAGDRYTGMQLDFVGRVAEAAQAYDYDVLLTTGREVSDAPFQRILAGHRVDGLILMEIRLADARAVHLTELGFPFVAIGQSGLENTWWVDLDWVALGRACVRQLADLGHRRIAFVNRSEQLFRAGYESAHRGLEGFNQGVAELGLTGHAYLCGDDAASGERCLERILLEDPATTALVTLNEASLGGVYRGLTRAGRVVPRDFSVVGLSAGPWAESVIPPLTAVDEPVGEICQAAVELLMERLDTRCAAPRQVMLRPLISIRSSTGRCRSVPGAEF, from the coding sequence ATGACGAACGACGCACGAGGAGTGAACACCGACGCCGTCAAGGAGGCTACGGCGACCGGTCGGAGCCGCGCGCTCGGACTCGTCTTCCCGCCCGCCGGCGACCGCTACACGGGGATGCAGCTGGACTTCGTCGGCCGCGTGGCCGAGGCGGCCCAGGCATACGACTACGACGTGCTGCTCACCACCGGCAGGGAGGTCAGCGACGCCCCGTTCCAGCGGATCCTGGCAGGACACCGGGTGGACGGCCTGATCCTGATGGAGATCCGGTTGGCGGACGCCCGCGCCGTCCACCTCACCGAGCTGGGCTTCCCCTTCGTCGCCATCGGACAGTCCGGCCTGGAGAACACCTGGTGGGTGGACCTGGACTGGGTTGCCCTCGGCCGTGCCTGTGTGCGGCAACTGGCCGACCTCGGCCACCGCAGGATCGCCTTTGTCAACCGGTCGGAGCAGCTCTTCCGGGCCGGGTACGAGTCCGCGCACCGTGGGCTCGAAGGGTTCAACCAAGGCGTGGCGGAGCTGGGGCTCACCGGACACGCGTACCTCTGCGGGGACGACGCCGCCTCGGGCGAGAGGTGCCTTGAGCGGATCCTGCTGGAGGACCCCGCCACCACTGCGCTGGTGACCCTGAACGAAGCGTCCCTGGGCGGCGTGTACCGCGGGCTGACCCGCGCCGGCCGCGTCGTACCGCGCGACTTCTCGGTTGTCGGCCTGTCGGCAGGGCCCTGGGCGGAGTCGGTGATCCCGCCGCTCACCGCGGTCGACGAGCCGGTCGGCGAGATCTGCCAGGCCGCCGTCGAGCTGCTGATGGAGCGGCTGGACACACGCTGCGCCGCTCCCCGGCAGGTCATGCTGAGACCGCTGATCTCCATCCGCTCCAGTACCGGCCGCTGCCGCTCGGTACCGGGTGCCGAGTTCTGA
- a CDS encoding SpoIIE family protein phosphatase, whose translation MAHRGKAVLATPCDHGPSVALATATVSRKGIVTSWSEGARSLLGHPVTEAVGSLVTDLLAVDPSDAAWAALAGAEAWSGTAAIRHRDGRRLDLGVRACPSLDGEGKACGFVVAFAPDPVGNGGGRGTLEGPFAQAPVAMAMFDTELRYQWLNDTARAMTGTGKAQLHGLRHEDIVPDDEAGRRYLRHLRQVAETGTPTRYDDIVAGSAWSIEMWPVRDPSGRVLGVGTASFDSSEQQWARQRLALLNEAGTRIGTTLDVVRTAQELTELVVPRLADFVSVDLLDSVLEGEEPTAELIDAAVVLRRVAHRSADEGVPEAAVELGAVDTYPAYAPPTRCLAAGRPLLSGLEDPGFVRWIEGDDVRSGNVRGAGVHSGMAVPLRARGLTLGVAVFWRRLRPEPFQPDDLVLAEELAGRAAVCVDNARRYTREYTTALTLQRSLLPRGLPGQAAVEAAFRYLPAGSRAGAGGDWFDVIPLSGTRVALVVGDVVGHGVRASATMGSLRTAVRTLADVDLPPDELLTHLDDLVTHLSTDDAATPRDKQDADAISATCLYAVYDPVSRCCTLASAGHPPPSVLHPDGTVVTVSLSPGPPLGVGGLPFEATELELPEGSLIALYTDGLIEARDRDIDVGLARLRRTLAFPSPSLEFTCDNLIDSLLPPAPALTPGDPPSHVARPADDVALLVARTRALHADQVATWGLPADPEIVADARLQASRQLQAWGLEEAAFVTELVVSELVTNAIRYGSAPIQLRLIRDRTPICEVSDGNSAAPHLRRARTFDEGGRGLLLVSQLTQGWGTRQTTDGKTIWAEQFLPTSYA comes from the coding sequence ATGGCACATCGCGGCAAGGCTGTTCTTGCCACGCCTTGCGATCACGGGCCCTCGGTCGCCCTGGCCACGGCCACCGTGAGCCGGAAAGGTATCGTGACGAGCTGGAGCGAGGGCGCCCGGAGCCTGCTGGGCCACCCCGTCACGGAGGCCGTCGGCAGCCTCGTCACCGACCTGCTCGCCGTGGACCCCTCGGACGCCGCCTGGGCGGCCCTGGCCGGGGCGGAGGCGTGGAGCGGGACAGCCGCCATCCGCCACCGGGACGGTCGCCGACTCGATCTCGGCGTGCGCGCCTGCCCCTCGCTGGACGGCGAGGGCAAGGCCTGCGGATTCGTCGTCGCCTTCGCACCGGACCCGGTCGGGAACGGCGGCGGCCGAGGGACGCTGGAGGGGCCGTTCGCCCAGGCCCCGGTCGCCATGGCCATGTTCGACACCGAGCTGCGGTACCAGTGGCTCAACGACACCGCCCGCGCGATGACCGGAACCGGAAAGGCGCAGCTGCACGGACTGCGGCACGAGGACATCGTGCCCGACGACGAGGCGGGACGCAGATACCTGCGACACCTGCGCCAAGTCGCCGAGACCGGGACACCGACGCGTTACGACGACATCGTCGCCGGTAGCGCCTGGAGCATCGAGATGTGGCCGGTCAGGGACCCCTCGGGCCGGGTACTCGGCGTCGGTACCGCGTCGTTCGACAGCAGCGAACAGCAATGGGCGCGGCAGCGGCTGGCTCTGCTGAACGAGGCCGGCACCCGCATCGGCACCACCCTGGACGTGGTGCGCACCGCCCAGGAACTGACCGAGCTGGTCGTGCCGCGGCTTGCCGACTTCGTCAGCGTGGACCTGCTCGACTCGGTCCTGGAGGGGGAGGAACCGACCGCGGAACTCATCGACGCAGCCGTCGTACTGCGCCGGGTCGCGCACCGGTCCGCCGACGAGGGTGTCCCCGAGGCCGCCGTCGAGCTGGGCGCGGTCGACACCTACCCGGCGTACGCACCGCCGACCCGCTGTCTGGCCGCCGGCCGCCCCCTCCTGAGCGGGCTGGAGGATCCCGGTTTCGTCCGGTGGATCGAGGGCGACGACGTCAGGAGCGGCAACGTCAGGGGCGCCGGTGTCCACTCGGGCATGGCGGTACCGCTGCGTGCCCGCGGGCTCACCCTCGGGGTGGCCGTCTTCTGGCGTCGACTGCGTCCGGAACCCTTCCAGCCGGACGACCTGGTCCTCGCCGAGGAACTCGCCGGCCGGGCGGCCGTCTGCGTGGACAACGCACGGCGGTACACCCGCGAGTACACCACCGCGCTCACGCTGCAGCGCAGCCTGCTGCCTCGGGGACTTCCCGGGCAGGCGGCAGTCGAGGCCGCCTTCCGCTATCTACCGGCGGGCTCCCGGGCCGGTGCCGGCGGCGACTGGTTCGACGTGATCCCGCTGTCCGGAACCCGGGTCGCCCTTGTCGTCGGCGATGTGGTCGGCCACGGCGTCCGCGCCTCCGCCACCATGGGGAGCCTCCGTACGGCCGTCCGGACCCTCGCCGACGTCGACCTGCCGCCCGACGAACTTCTCACTCACCTCGACGACCTGGTCACTCACCTCAGCACCGACGACGCCGCGACCCCCCGCGACAAACAAGACGCCGACGCGATCAGTGCCACCTGCCTGTACGCCGTCTACGACCCCGTCTCCCGCTGCTGCACCCTCGCCAGCGCCGGCCATCCTCCACCCAGCGTCCTCCACCCTGACGGCACTGTCGTCACCGTCAGCCTTTCCCCGGGCCCGCCGCTGGGCGTGGGCGGCCTGCCTTTCGAGGCCACCGAACTGGAACTGCCCGAAGGCAGCCTGATCGCCCTCTACACCGACGGCCTCATCGAAGCCCGCGACCGCGACATCGACGTGGGCCTCGCCCGGCTGCGCCGGACCCTGGCCTTTCCCTCCCCCTCTCTTGAGTTCACCTGCGACAACCTGATCGATTCGCTGCTGCCGCCCGCCCCCGCCCTTACGCCGGGGGACCCCCCCTCTCACGTCGCCCGCCCTGCCGACGACGTCGCCCTGCTCGTCGCGCGCACCCGGGCCCTGCACGCCGACCAGGTCGCCACCTGGGGCCTGCCCGCCGATCCTGAGATCGTCGCCGACGCCCGGCTCCAGGCCTCCCGCCAGCTCCAGGCCTGGGGGCTGGAGGAAGCCGCGTTCGTCACCGAACTGGTGGTGAGCGAACTGGTCACCAACGCCATCCGATACGGCTCGGCCCCCATCCAGCTGAGGCTGATCCGCGACCGCACCCCGATCTGCGAGGTCTCCGACGGCAACAGTGCCGCCCCTCACCTGCGCCGCGCCCGCACCTTCGATGAGGGCGGGCGCGGCCTCCTCCTGGTCTCCCAGCTCACCCAGGGTTGGGGCACCCGCCAGACCACCGACGGCAAGACCATCTGGGCCGAGCAGTTCCTGCCGACGAGCTACGCATGA
- a CDS encoding glycoside hydrolase family 127 protein, translated as MSLPPSPGPAPAPTPALGPVRLGDQAQVALRPAESARVTGGFWHKRRRVNAEVSIPQGPALLDSVGNLHNLRLAAGTATGEYRGELPFLDTDVTKWLEAASWQLAETDRKEEFAQAEDVDRMIRLLAEAQQRNGYLQSYYQVVKPGLHFVELRWGHELYCAGHLIQAAVAHHRATGREDLLTVARRFADHIDDTFGPGKPVDGICGHPEIETALVELYRETAEPRYLDLAGYFVDRRGHGLLRDGPPKLGDAHAVPPSSAYCQDHVPVREAETVTGHVVRQLYLLAGAADVAAETGDPYLRAALERLWESMTTTRTHLTGGLGAHHESEDFGDPYELPNERAYCETCAAVASIQWNWRMTLLTGETRYADLTERTLFNGFLSGVSLDGLRWLYVNPLRVRDGYEYHGGDIGSRRTPWFTCACCPPNVMRLLASLPHYLASTDADGLQLHQYATGSYSGLTDGGRVAVRVETDYPWQGRIAVTVDEAGPGEWTLSLRVPQWCEQHTLEIGATPSEQVPEDGWLRLRGAWQPGDTVVLNLGMEPRLTEADPRVDAVRGCVAVERGPLVHCLEQVDQPGAPGLDDIVLDPTAELTVQHRSDLLGGVTTVVGSGRLRSRPAGQGWWPYRAARGTGDAAQAPDGVDTPTDTPVELTAIPYYAWANREDGSMRVWLPTS; from the coding sequence ATGTCTCTTCCTCCGTCCCCGGGGCCGGCCCCCGCCCCCACCCCCGCACTGGGCCCCGTCCGGCTCGGTGACCAGGCACAGGTCGCGCTGCGGCCGGCCGAATCCGCCCGCGTCACCGGCGGTTTCTGGCACAAGCGCCGACGCGTCAACGCCGAGGTGAGTATCCCCCAGGGCCCGGCCCTGCTGGACTCCGTGGGCAATCTGCACAACCTCCGGCTGGCCGCCGGGACGGCGACCGGCGAGTACAGGGGCGAGCTGCCATTCCTCGACACCGATGTGACCAAGTGGCTGGAGGCCGCCTCCTGGCAGCTGGCGGAGACGGACCGGAAGGAGGAGTTCGCGCAGGCCGAGGACGTGGACCGGATGATCCGCCTACTGGCCGAAGCCCAGCAGCGCAACGGCTACCTGCAGAGCTACTACCAGGTGGTCAAGCCCGGACTTCACTTCGTCGAACTGCGCTGGGGTCACGAGTTGTACTGCGCGGGCCACCTCATCCAGGCCGCCGTCGCCCACCACCGGGCCACCGGACGCGAGGATCTGCTCACCGTCGCCCGCCGCTTTGCCGACCACATCGACGACACCTTCGGCCCCGGCAAGCCCGTCGACGGCATCTGCGGGCACCCCGAGATCGAGACCGCCCTGGTCGAGCTCTACCGGGAGACCGCCGAGCCGCGCTATCTGGACCTGGCCGGGTACTTCGTCGACCGGCGCGGGCACGGCCTGCTGCGCGACGGCCCGCCGAAGCTGGGCGACGCACACGCCGTCCCACCGAGCTCCGCCTACTGCCAGGACCATGTCCCGGTGCGGGAGGCCGAGACCGTGACCGGCCATGTCGTACGCCAGCTCTATCTGCTGGCCGGCGCCGCCGACGTGGCCGCCGAGACCGGCGATCCGTACCTGCGCGCCGCGCTGGAGAGGCTGTGGGAGTCGATGACCACCACCAGGACCCATCTCACCGGCGGCCTTGGCGCCCACCACGAGTCGGAGGACTTCGGCGACCCGTACGAACTGCCCAACGAGCGTGCGTACTGCGAGACCTGCGCGGCCGTCGCCTCGATCCAGTGGAACTGGCGGATGACCCTGCTCACCGGCGAGACCCGCTACGCGGACCTGACCGAGCGGACGCTCTTCAACGGCTTCCTGTCCGGAGTCTCCCTGGACGGGCTGCGCTGGCTGTACGTCAACCCGCTCCGGGTGCGCGACGGTTACGAGTATCACGGCGGGGACATCGGATCGCGCCGCACTCCGTGGTTCACGTGCGCCTGCTGCCCGCCCAATGTCATGCGGCTGCTCGCGAGCCTGCCCCACTACCTGGCCAGTACCGACGCCGACGGTCTGCAGCTGCACCAGTACGCCACCGGCTCGTACAGCGGACTCACCGACGGCGGCCGGGTCGCGGTCCGGGTGGAAACCGACTACCCCTGGCAGGGCCGGATCGCGGTGACCGTCGACGAGGCGGGCCCCGGGGAGTGGACCCTGTCACTGCGGGTGCCGCAGTGGTGCGAGCAGCACACGCTGGAGATCGGTGCGACGCCATCCGAGCAGGTGCCGGAGGACGGCTGGCTGCGGCTTCGCGGCGCCTGGCAGCCTGGCGACACGGTCGTCCTGAACCTCGGCATGGAGCCGCGGCTCACCGAAGCCGACCCCAGGGTCGACGCGGTGCGCGGTTGCGTGGCCGTCGAGCGCGGCCCGCTCGTCCACTGCCTGGAGCAGGTGGACCAGCCCGGCGCTCCCGGCCTGGACGACATCGTGCTCGACCCCACTGCGGAACTGACCGTCCAGCACCGCTCCGACCTGCTGGGCGGGGTCACCACCGTGGTCGGCTCCGGCAGGCTGCGGTCTCGGCCCGCCGGACAGGGCTGGTGGCCGTACCGCGCGGCCCGAGGTACCGGTGACGCCGCTCAGGCCCCGGACGGGGTGGACACCCCCACGGACACCCCCGTCGAACTGACCGCCATCCCCTACTACGCCTGGGCCAACCGCGAGGACGGCAGCATGCGCGTCTGGCTGCCCACGAGCTGA